Proteins encoded together in one Rhizobacter sp. J219 window:
- a CDS encoding Do family serine endopeptidase, with amino-acid sequence MRSSISVANGRSWQQLGRMIALSVLMLLGAGLAPQLGHAQARELPDFADLVERVGSAVVNIRTTERAAEGPRSPFRRRSPALQGSDEVPRGEGSGFIISGDGFVLTNAHVVEGANEVYVTLTDKREFKAKIIGADERTDVALVKIEANNLPVLRIGDVNRLRVGEWVVAIGSPFGLENSVTAGIVSAKQRETGSDIPFIQTDVAVNPGNSGGPLINIRGEAVGINSQILSPVGSFIGISFAIPIDEAMRIADQLKSSGRVVRGYLGILPIDVPREAAEEYGLAKGKAKGAFVRQVVPGGPAEKAGIQPGDVVLFVNGKPIDGAVDLRRTLGALKPGSTATLQISRRGKLMEFKPALAEMNPQVASVERPESESRSSAVGKPWGLTVANLTDAERQAARGVSGVRVTAVSAGAEAVGLRPGDVILAVGTSDVADLKQFEAVVSKFDKARSLPVTVLRGEWAQFLRIPVVK; translated from the coding sequence ATGCGGTCCAGCATCTCGGTGGCCAACGGGCGTTCGTGGCAGCAGCTCGGGCGGATGATCGCCTTGTCGGTGTTGATGTTGCTCGGCGCGGGGCTCGCGCCGCAGCTCGGGCACGCGCAGGCCCGCGAATTGCCCGACTTCGCCGACTTGGTCGAGCGTGTCGGCTCCGCGGTGGTCAACATCCGCACCACCGAGCGTGCCGCCGAAGGGCCGCGTTCGCCATTTCGCCGCCGCTCGCCAGCGCTGCAGGGCAGCGACGAGGTGCCGCGCGGTGAGGGTTCGGGGTTCATCATCAGCGGCGATGGCTTCGTGCTGACCAATGCGCACGTCGTCGAGGGGGCCAACGAGGTGTACGTCACCCTCACCGACAAGCGTGAATTCAAGGCCAAGATCATCGGTGCCGACGAGCGCACGGACGTCGCGCTGGTCAAGATCGAAGCGAACAACCTGCCTGTGCTGCGGATCGGTGATGTCAACCGCCTGCGGGTGGGCGAATGGGTGGTGGCCATCGGGTCGCCGTTCGGCCTGGAAAACAGCGTGACGGCGGGCATCGTGAGCGCAAAGCAGCGTGAGACGGGCTCCGATATTCCGTTCATCCAGACCGACGTGGCCGTGAACCCGGGCAATTCCGGCGGCCCGCTGATCAATATTCGCGGTGAAGCGGTCGGCATCAACTCGCAGATCCTGAGTCCGGTCGGCAGCTTCATCGGCATTTCGTTCGCCATCCCGATCGATGAAGCGATGCGTATCGCCGACCAGCTCAAGTCCAGCGGTCGCGTGGTCCGGGGCTACCTAGGCATCCTGCCGATAGATGTGCCACGCGAAGCGGCCGAGGAGTACGGCTTGGCCAAAGGCAAGGCCAAGGGCGCGTTTGTCCGCCAGGTGGTGCCGGGCGGGCCAGCCGAGAAGGCCGGCATCCAGCCGGGAGACGTTGTGCTCTTTGTGAACGGCAAGCCGATCGACGGTGCGGTGGACCTGCGTCGCACACTCGGTGCCCTCAAGCCTGGTTCGACGGCTACCTTGCAGATCAGCCGCCGTGGGAAGCTCATGGAATTCAAGCCGGCATTGGCCGAGATGAACCCACAGGTCGCATCGGTCGAGCGACCCGAAAGCGAGTCGCGCAGCTCCGCCGTCGGCAAGCCGTGGGGTCTGACGGTTGCGAATCTCACGGACGCCGAGCGGCAGGCAGCGCGTGGTGTTTCAGGCGTGCGGGTGACCGCCGTGAGTGCCGGGGCCGAGGCGGTCGGTTTGCGCCCCGGCGATGTGATCTTGGCCGTGGGCACCTCCGATGTGGCGGACCTCAAGCAATTCGAGGCGGTCGTGTCCAAGTTTGACAAGGCACGGTCTCTCCCCGTCACCGTACTGCGTGGGGAGTGGGCGCAGTTCCTTCGGATTCCGGTCGTCAAGTAG
- a CDS encoding MucB/RseB C-terminal domain-containing protein, giving the protein MGTVVVSAGGTVASTRIAHYGEGRDQFERIDSLDGQVRSVYRHNDLVHTVWPQRRVAVVEQRDQMSSFPGLLQAGHDRVQEFYELKSVAVERVAGHEANVLVLKPRDKLRYGYRLWAEKNSGLLLRAEVLGERGEILESSAFSEVSIGVRAQPEHVVQAVKKLEGYKVIKPQHESTKPEGEGWTLKASVPGFKLVSCVKRQLDVQGRGNASGAGEQTLQTVYSDGLTYVSIFIEPYNAERHSKPITTAIGATQTMMRRDGDWWITAMGDVPTGTLRQFANGFERKK; this is encoded by the coding sequence GTGGGCACCGTGGTTGTGAGTGCCGGCGGCACGGTCGCCAGCACCCGCATCGCGCACTACGGCGAAGGGCGTGACCAGTTCGAGCGCATCGACTCGCTCGATGGTCAGGTGCGGAGTGTCTATCGGCACAACGATCTTGTGCACACCGTGTGGCCGCAGCGGCGCGTGGCGGTGGTGGAGCAGCGTGACCAGATGAGCTCCTTTCCCGGGCTGCTGCAAGCAGGCCACGATCGTGTGCAGGAGTTCTACGAACTCAAGTCGGTTGCGGTTGAGCGTGTGGCAGGTCATGAGGCCAACGTGCTGGTGCTGAAGCCGCGCGACAAGTTGCGCTATGGCTACCGGCTCTGGGCCGAGAAGAACTCCGGGCTGCTGCTGCGGGCCGAGGTGCTGGGCGAGCGCGGGGAGATCCTCGAGTCGTCGGCCTTCTCAGAGGTGTCGATCGGTGTGCGTGCGCAGCCAGAGCACGTCGTGCAGGCCGTCAAGAAGCTCGAAGGCTACAAGGTCATCAAGCCGCAGCATGAATCGACCAAGCCGGAAGGCGAGGGCTGGACGCTAAAGGCCTCGGTGCCCGGTTTCAAGCTCGTCAGCTGCGTGAAGCGGCAGCTGGATGTGCAGGGGCGCGGCAACGCGTCGGGGGCAGGCGAGCAGACGCTGCAGACGGTGTACTCCGACGGCCTGACCTATGTGTCGATCTTCATCGAGCCTTACAACGCAGAGCGCCATTCGAAGCCCATCACGACGGCCATCGGTGCCACCCAGACCATGATGCGCCGGGACGGTGACTGGTGGATCACAGCGATGGGCGACGTGCCGACAGGCACTTTGCGCCAATTCGCCAACGGTTTTGAGCGCAAGAAGTAA